The genomic region GCGTCGCCGACAAGAGCAACACGCCGACCTCAAAGTCCGTCATAATTCGACTGCGCCGTTCTATAAAATCCTGATCGCCTCATCTGAGATCACAGATAAGACGATCAGAAATAAATCACAAAGTGACATGTCATGTCACAAGCGCCACATTGACAATGTCTCCCCATCCCTTTATGATTATGTAGCAGAATGCATCGATATTTGACTCATTTCGCCATGATTACGATTGAGTTGATTGCGTTAATCGCTATTCTGAAGGGGAGAAATCTAAGCATGACAACGTACATATTGAGGAAGAAAGCGCTACGATTTCGGTTTATTGCAATATTTGCAATATTACTAATTGCCGCCGTGAGCCTTTTCTGTTCGCCCTCCGCCCGCGCGCAGAATCCATCGGACACCGCCTACAACGCATGGATATCAAATTTCCTGGTCCAAAGCGGCGGCCAGACTTATTTCGCCAGCACTTTGACCGGCTCCGGCCGCAACAGCGCGGCTTATATGTGGGGATCGGCGCTGGACACCCTCATCGTCATGGACACCTACGACCGCACGCATAACCCTGCACTGGTCACGCTCGTCAACAGCCTGCTCAACTCCTTCGTCTACTATAACGGCTCGGATTGGTCGTGGGACACCTGGAACGACGATGTGGGCTGGGCAACAATCGCCTTCGTTCGCGGCTACCAGATGACCGGCAACAGCGCCTTCCTGACCGATGCGGCCAATAACTGGAACATGGCCTATAATCGCGGCTGGGATAATACGTTCGGCGGCGGGGTTTGGGAGGAGCAGTCCGGAAAACACTCCAAGGCGGCCCTATCCAACGATTCCCTCATTATCGCCGGCTGCGCCCTGTACGAAGTGACAGGAGATTCCAACTATCTGACCAAGTGCCAGAATATGTATTCGTGGGTGCGCGCAAATCTCTTCAACTCCACGAACGCAAACAATTCCCTGGGCGCGCCTGGGCAGGTCAATGAAGCCATCGCCACCGACAACGGGCAAACGCTGCAATCGAGCGACAATGTCTACAACAGTGGATCGTTTCTCGAAAGCGCCGAGTATCTTTATCGTCTCACCGGAACCGCACAGTATTACAATGACGCGGTGCTGGCGGCCAACCATGTCGTCAATAACAACACCATCCTGCACAACAGCGCCGAATATGGGGGCAACCAGTGGGCCTATTGGTTCTGCAAGGGCCTCAGCGATCTTTGCAGCGACAATAATCTCTGGCCGACTTACTACAACTGGATGCTCAGCAACGCGCAGGCCGCGTGGAACACTCGCAATCCCAGCACCAATCTGACCTGGAACGATTGGACGACCGTGTCGAACGAAGACCAGACAAAGACCGAGGCGCTGGAATGTTCGAGCGGCGTGGCGATCTGGCAATTCCTCGCCCTGCCCCCGCAGTTCATGCTCATCAACAAGAACAGCGGCAAGGCGCTGGATTTGATCGGCGGCAATATCACCAACGGCGCGGTGATCAACCAGTGGAGCGCGGATTCCGGCAGCAGAAATCAGCGCTGGCTGATTGTCCCCAACGAAGCCGGCAATCACTTCAAGCTTCTCTCCGCGATCACTCGGAAGTCCGCCTGTATCGATCTG from Capsulimonas corticalis harbors:
- a CDS encoding RICIN domain-containing protein; its protein translation is MSLFCSPSARAQNPSDTAYNAWISNFLVQSGGQTYFASTLTGSGRNSAAYMWGSALDTLIVMDTYDRTHNPALVTLVNSLLNSFVYYNGSDWSWDTWNDDVGWATIAFVRGYQMTGNSAFLTDAANNWNMAYNRGWDNTFGGGVWEEQSGKHSKAALSNDSLIIAGCALYEVTGDSNYLTKCQNMYSWVRANLFNSTNANNSLGAPGQVNEAIATDNGQTLQSSDNVYNSGSFLESAEYLYRLTGTAQYYNDAVLAANHVVNNNTILHNSAEYGGNQWAYWFCKGLSDLCSDNNLWPTYYNWMLSNAQAAWNTRNPSTNLTWNDWTTVSNEDQTKTEALECSSGVAIWQFLALPPQFMLINKNSGKALDLIGGNITNGAVINQWSADSGSRNQRWLIVPNEAGNHFKLLSAITRKSACIDLDSTSTGAQLHDWAYTGNNPAQQFDLVDAGNGWCKLKNVHSGLILEVASSSTADNAKVQQNTDAGAANQLWRLQPIGNYYIRASSGRYICIQGAGSSDGSAIIQYDWQTNPWFKWQFTSEGNGWYGLFSLNATTKVACIDGPNSNLGDDIHLWTYNPSNAGDQKLRIAPQVNGNFKFYWNYDGLTWDIPGGQTANNIPLEQYTDVNNAWQQFLLERAP